Proteins encoded in a region of the Pedosphaera parvula Ellin514 genome:
- a CDS encoding GMC family oxidoreductase — translation MPVITSSKTHKEYDVIVVGSGAGGSMSAYVLAKAGVKVLMLEAGRNYEPEKETPMFNLPKDAPLRGASTPDKPFGFYDATVDGGWRVPGEPYTMAQGTEFTWWRTRMLGGRTNHWGRIALRMGPYDFKPQSRDGMGIDWPIDYPDLAPYYDKTEELIGVFGSNEGLENTPNSPAGILQPPPKPRGYELLVKKHCDPLKIPVIPSHLAILTRPLNGRLACYYATSCGRGCSIKANFQSTTVLLPPADKTGNLDIVTQAMVREVTLDSSGKANGVIYVDRLTGKDERAQARVVILAASGCESARILLNSKSNLFPNGLANSSGKVGRYLMDTVGSGLGGHIPALENVPPHNEDGVSGMHMYMPWWGYKDQAVGKLDFPRGYHIEFGGGRRMPSAGMFDGLDRLTGGSYGKKLKEDARRYYGSFVWFDGRGEMIPNDDCYCEIDPNVKDKWGIPVLKFHWKWADAEIKQAAHMQKTFAQIVEAMGGKVLGDGPQLDGSKAILPGGKIIHEVGTTCMGAKKEKSVLNQYCQAWDVKNLFVMDGGPFPSNADKNPTLSIMALAWRSSDYLVDQLKKGQRLIISKTQVNQNHFSNYERNRTEKNGTSRSHQVGCSHAGSISGIRLGQGHGRSGKVIAMDFERSQPDASDGSVGTDHDEGGA, via the coding sequence CAGGCGTCAAAGTCTTGATGCTGGAAGCGGGGCGCAATTATGAACCGGAGAAGGAGACGCCGATGTTCAACCTTCCCAAGGATGCGCCGTTGCGCGGAGCCAGCACGCCGGATAAGCCTTTCGGCTTTTACGATGCCACGGTTGACGGTGGCTGGAGGGTGCCCGGGGAGCCTTACACCATGGCCCAAGGCACGGAGTTTACTTGGTGGCGGACACGCATGCTCGGCGGGCGAACCAATCATTGGGGGCGCATCGCTCTACGCATGGGGCCATATGACTTTAAACCACAATCGCGCGATGGCATGGGAATCGACTGGCCGATCGATTACCCCGATCTCGCTCCTTATTATGACAAGACGGAGGAATTGATTGGCGTGTTCGGATCGAATGAAGGATTGGAGAATACACCGAACTCACCAGCAGGAATTTTGCAGCCGCCACCCAAGCCGCGCGGATATGAACTCCTGGTTAAAAAACATTGCGATCCGCTGAAAATTCCAGTTATTCCTTCTCATCTCGCAATCCTTACCCGTCCGCTGAACGGCAGACTTGCATGTTATTACGCAACATCCTGCGGTCGTGGATGTTCCATTAAAGCAAATTTTCAATCCACCACTGTGCTGCTCCCGCCAGCGGACAAGACGGGCAACCTGGATATCGTCACGCAGGCGATGGTCCGGGAGGTCACGTTGGATTCCAGCGGCAAGGCGAACGGAGTTATTTATGTGGATAGGCTTACCGGCAAGGACGAGCGCGCTCAAGCCCGGGTTGTAATCCTGGCCGCCAGCGGCTGTGAGTCAGCGCGCATACTTCTGAATTCCAAGAGCAACTTGTTCCCCAATGGCTTGGCGAATAGCAGCGGCAAAGTTGGCCGTTATTTGATGGATACAGTTGGTTCCGGGCTGGGAGGTCATATTCCGGCGCTGGAAAACGTGCCGCCTCACAATGAAGATGGTGTTTCCGGCATGCACATGTACATGCCGTGGTGGGGTTATAAGGACCAAGCGGTCGGCAAACTCGACTTTCCGCGCGGTTACCACATTGAATTCGGTGGCGGTCGCCGCATGCCATCGGCAGGGATGTTTGATGGACTGGACCGGCTCACCGGCGGCAGCTACGGCAAGAAACTCAAAGAAGACGCGCGCCGCTATTACGGATCGTTCGTCTGGTTTGATGGTCGTGGCGAAATGATTCCGAACGACGATTGCTACTGTGAGATTGATCCCAATGTGAAGGATAAGTGGGGCATTCCGGTGCTGAAATTCCATTGGAAATGGGCAGATGCTGAGATCAAGCAGGCGGCACACATGCAAAAGACCTTCGCGCAGATCGTTGAAGCGATGGGTGGCAAGGTGCTGGGCGACGGGCCGCAATTGGATGGATCCAAAGCCATCCTGCCGGGCGGCAAAATCATTCATGAAGTCGGCACGACCTGCATGGGCGCCAAAAAGGAAAAATCGGTGCTCAATCAATATTGCCAGGCTTGGGATGTAAAAAACCTCTTCGTCATGGACGGCGGACCGTTCCCTTCGAATGCTGATAAAAACCCAACTCTCAGCATCATGGCATTGGCCTGGCGCAGTTCCGACTATCTGGTAGATCAATTAAAGAAAGGGCAACGTCTAATAATCTCCAAAACCCAAGTTAACCAGAACCATTTCAGCAATTATGAGCGAAATCGAACCGAAAAGAATGGCACGTCGCGAAGCCATCAAGTGGGTTGCAGCCACGCTGGCAGTATTTCCGGCATTAGATTGGGACAAGGCCACGGGCGGTCCGGGAAAGTTATCGCAATGGACTTTGAGCGATCCCAACCTGATGCATCCGATGGTTCCGTGGGAACGGACCATGACGAAGGAGGAGCTTAA
- a CDS encoding gluconate 2-dehydrogenase subunit 3 family protein, with the protein MTKEELNSLSALCDVIIPEDEKSPSASKVGVPDFIDEWVSAPYPQQQEDKKRIQEGIVWLNAESKKRFQKEFADLSEEQKTKICDDICYSPKAKPEFLNAAYFFTCVRDLTTTGFYTSKEGTKDLQYIGNTPLFSFKGPPKEVLEHLKLV; encoded by the coding sequence ATGACGAAGGAGGAGCTTAACAGCCTCTCCGCGCTTTGTGACGTCATTATTCCGGAGGATGAAAAATCGCCCAGCGCCAGCAAGGTTGGCGTGCCGGATTTCATCGATGAATGGGTAAGCGCGCCCTATCCCCAGCAGCAGGAGGACAAAAAGCGGATTCAGGAAGGCATCGTCTGGTTGAACGCAGAGTCGAAAAAGCGGTTTCAGAAGGAATTTGCCGATCTTTCAGAGGAGCAGAAAACCAAAATCTGCGACGACATTTGCTATTCCCCCAAAGCCAAGCCGGAATTTCTGAATGCTGCTTATTTCTTCACCTGCGTTCGCGATCTGACCACCACGGGCTTCTACACATCGAAGGAAGGAACCAAGGATCTGCAATACATTGGCAACACGCCGTTGTTCAGCTTTAAAGGCCCGCCAAAGGAAGTTTTAGAACATTTAAAGCTGGTTTAA
- the nuoB gene encoding NADH-quinone oxidoreductase subunit NuoB — translation MQTSTEFGYNSKVEGDVIVTRVDAALNWFRKNSLWPMPMGLACCAIELMAAGASRYDIARFGSEVMRFSPRQSDVMVVAGTVTYKMAMAVKRIYDQMPEPKWVIAMGACASTGGMYRSYAVLQGVDRIIPVDVYVAGCPPRPEALLDALIKLQNKVSKEPTLSNLKKVA, via the coding sequence ATGCAAACAAGCACCGAATTCGGTTACAATTCCAAGGTCGAGGGCGACGTTATTGTCACCCGTGTCGACGCGGCCCTGAACTGGTTTCGTAAGAATTCACTCTGGCCGATGCCGATGGGGCTGGCTTGCTGTGCCATTGAATTAATGGCTGCCGGTGCAAGTCGTTATGATATTGCCCGGTTCGGTTCCGAGGTCATGCGTTTCTCCCCCCGTCAGTCCGATGTGATGGTTGTGGCGGGCACGGTGACTTATAAAATGGCGATGGCCGTAAAGCGCATTTACGATCAAATGCCTGAGCCCAAGTGGGTAATTGCCATGGGCGCCTGCGCTTCCACCGGTGGGATGTATCGCAGTTATGCCGTGCTGCAGGGTGTGGATCGCATTATTCCGGTCGATGTTTATGTCGCTGGATGTCCACCGCGTCCTGAAGCGCTGCTGGATGCCTTAATCAAGCTCCAGAACAAAGTCTCGAAAGAGCCTACCTTATCGAATTTGAAGAAAGTGGCATAA